A DNA window from Paenibacillus sp. HWE-109 contains the following coding sequences:
- a CDS encoding YmfQ family protein, producing MKGYLPRYYETSRIMDGILQAQGAELDLVRVSLEETLAQFFVGSATWGLDAWEAELGIAPVPGKPDDQRRSVINAKLRGVGTVTVELIESVASAYSRGAVEVTQQPAAYQFTVRFVDALGTPPNLGDLKAAIDEIKPAHLQVVYQYKYFLLNQLHQTMTINQIQTRKMTDFAPFIPV from the coding sequence ATGAAGGGATATTTGCCTCGCTATTATGAGACCTCGCGGATCATGGATGGCATTCTGCAAGCGCAGGGCGCGGAGCTTGATCTAGTGCGTGTCTCCCTGGAGGAGACATTGGCGCAGTTCTTCGTCGGCTCCGCCACGTGGGGGCTCGACGCTTGGGAAGCCGAGCTCGGCATCGCGCCGGTGCCGGGCAAGCCCGACGATCAGCGGCGATCGGTCATCAACGCCAAGCTGCGCGGCGTTGGGACCGTCACCGTCGAGCTGATCGAGAGCGTGGCTAGCGCGTACAGTCGCGGCGCGGTAGAAGTGACGCAGCAGCCGGCTGCGTATCAGTTCACCGTGCGGTTCGTGGACGCGCTCGGCACGCCGCCGAATCTTGGCGATCTGAAGGCGGCGATCGACGAGATCAAACCGGCACATTTGCAAGTTGTGTACCAGTACAAATACTTCTTGCTCAATCAGCTGCACCAAACGATGACCATCAATCAAATTCAAACGAGGAAAATGACCGATTTCGCGCCATTCATCCCCGTTTAA
- a CDS encoding baseplate J/gp47 family protein, with amino-acid sequence MASLPDYLTEQTEEAIRGRMLDRLPSDLDQSEGSYIWDALAPASIELAQAAIQSQEVLRRGFAGTTFGPYLDLRCAEHGVFRKDAVKASGAVEFGGTSGTVVPKGTRIGTLADTYHGTASIIFETLDVGVVDGSGRAVVLASAVNGGTGGNVPSGAICLLISPIAGITGVSHALPMAGGAEIEGDAALLNRYYAKVRSPGTSGNKADYLNWALDVAGVGAAQVLPLWNGPGTVKVVVIGTDKRSASPSVVAAVQQYIYPVSPLVGKAPIGAAVTVVAASEISVGITASVTLNGSRTLAQVKADFVATVRSYLAEIAFSVDPYVRYVRIGSLLLDTPGVQDYAGLQLNGGGTNIVIGAGQVAVIGAVTL; translated from the coding sequence ATGGCTAGTTTACCGGATTATTTGACCGAGCAGACCGAAGAAGCCATTCGGGGGCGCATGCTGGATAGGCTTCCGTCCGATCTGGACCAATCCGAGGGATCGTACATTTGGGATGCCTTGGCTCCGGCTTCTATCGAGTTGGCGCAGGCGGCTATTCAGTCGCAGGAGGTTTTGCGGCGAGGTTTTGCAGGGACGACCTTTGGCCCGTATTTGGATTTGCGTTGTGCGGAGCATGGCGTTTTTCGCAAGGATGCCGTTAAGGCCTCAGGGGCCGTTGAGTTTGGAGGAACGTCGGGAACCGTTGTGCCTAAAGGAACACGCATCGGAACGCTGGCGGATACGTATCATGGGACGGCTTCGATTATTTTTGAGACACTGGATGTGGGCGTTGTAGATGGCTCGGGGCGTGCTGTCGTGCTGGCATCTGCTGTGAATGGCGGGACAGGGGGAAATGTACCCAGTGGTGCAATTTGCCTGTTGATTTCGCCTATCGCTGGGATTACAGGTGTGAGTCATGCCTTGCCGATGGCGGGTGGAGCTGAAATAGAAGGAGATGCAGCGCTGCTCAATCGCTATTATGCTAAAGTCCGCTCTCCCGGAACAAGCGGGAACAAAGCGGATTATCTCAACTGGGCGCTCGATGTCGCAGGCGTTGGTGCAGCTCAGGTGCTGCCTTTGTGGAACGGTCCAGGCACCGTGAAAGTCGTTGTCATCGGTACGGACAAAAGAAGTGCTTCGCCTTCCGTTGTCGCTGCTGTGCAGCAGTATATTTATCCAGTGTCGCCACTGGTTGGCAAAGCGCCTATCGGTGCAGCGGTTACCGTCGTTGCGGCTTCCGAAATTTCGGTAGGCATCACGGCAAGTGTAACGTTGAATGGGAGCCGAACCTTAGCGCAGGTTAAAGCTGATTTTGTGGCGACTGTTCGCAGCTATTTAGCGGAAATAGCATTCTCAGTTGATCCATATGTGCGCTATGTGCGCATCGGCTCCTTGCTGCTCGACACGCCGGGCGTGCAGGATTATGCCGGCTTGCAGCTGAACGGCGGCGGAACCAACATTGTGATCGGCGCTGGGCAAGTTGCTGTCATTGGGGCGGTGACGCTGTGA
- a CDS encoding DUF2634 domain-containing protein: MPNLFPQVGAGVGTGTGTGAGAGTLVGEKRKGAVKFGRSPKFDHSLGEFVTTQTGRIAECTATEAWLEWCQKALRTERYAHLVYSRTYGQEFEDLIARHLTRQANEMEIARITTETLKVDPRTADVRHFTFQWKNSECSFQCEITNVRGEQKNIKGSVVIS; encoded by the coding sequence ATGCCGAATTTATTTCCGCAGGTTGGGGCAGGAGTGGGAACTGGGACAGGAACTGGAGCAGGTGCAGGAACCCTTGTTGGGGAGAAGCGCAAAGGAGCGGTTAAGTTTGGGCGCAGCCCGAAGTTTGACCATTCACTCGGTGAATTCGTAACGACCCAGACGGGGAGAATTGCCGAATGCACGGCTACAGAAGCATGGCTGGAATGGTGCCAAAAGGCGCTGCGTACGGAGCGCTACGCGCATCTCGTATACTCACGGACGTATGGTCAGGAATTTGAGGATTTGATTGCTCGGCATTTGACCAGGCAGGCGAATGAAATGGAAATCGCCCGGATAACGACGGAAACGCTGAAAGTCGATCCGCGTACAGCGGATGTACGCCATTTTACATTTCAATGGAAAAATAGCGAGTGCTCGTTTCAATGTGAAATCACCAACGTGCGAGGCGAGCAAAAGAACATAAAGGGAAGTGTGGTGATCAGTTAA
- a CDS encoding XkdQ/YqbQ family protein has product MTAQRLAGAYDIWLEDRYAFQDLIYELTLEEALDEISYRAQATLVVSPDFPGMKPGQAVRVLGVPFGGSEQVDLLNPAVVWQCENHYERSDRLTVTMYDRTIYLAKSEDEYVFPAGMTASERIRKYADDWNIRYDRLPDTEVKLAKALYRAESIYGMMMKDLKETAKKGGPMYRPRMTVEGLELVQIGSNRVVWSLEPSENVISIMQKRTLEGAVTKVKVLGTKEAGDDAAAQVLAVEEGEIAALGTLQKIVQDSSYNSVSEAKEAAHALLAGVQETISVTSLDINTIRAGDKVDLAGSGMELIAMSVRHELGDPGKMVLELGSPELVRRRYYMNESV; this is encoded by the coding sequence ATGACCGCACAAAGGTTGGCAGGTGCTTATGATATTTGGCTGGAGGATCGGTACGCCTTTCAGGATTTGATTTATGAGCTGACGCTGGAAGAGGCGTTGGATGAGATTTCCTACAGGGCCCAGGCGACACTGGTTGTATCACCGGATTTTCCGGGGATGAAGCCAGGACAAGCGGTTCGTGTGTTGGGGGTTCCTTTTGGCGGGAGCGAGCAGGTTGATTTGCTGAATCCCGCCGTTGTTTGGCAGTGTGAGAATCACTATGAACGCAGCGACCGGCTGACAGTCACGATGTATGATCGCACGATTTATTTGGCCAAATCCGAGGATGAATATGTGTTCCCGGCTGGGATGACGGCGAGCGAGCGCATTCGCAAATACGCCGATGATTGGAACATTCGGTATGACCGTTTACCGGATACGGAAGTGAAGCTGGCAAAGGCGCTTTATCGCGCGGAGTCGATCTACGGGATGATGATGAAAGATTTGAAGGAAACGGCCAAGAAAGGCGGTCCGATGTATCGCCCCCGCATGACAGTCGAAGGCTTGGAGCTTGTGCAAATTGGCAGCAACAGGGTGGTTTGGTCGTTAGAGCCAAGCGAGAATGTGATAAGCATTATGCAGAAAAGGACGCTCGAAGGCGCTGTGACCAAGGTAAAAGTGCTGGGCACCAAAGAGGCTGGTGACGATGCTGCCGCACAAGTATTAGCCGTGGAAGAAGGAGAAATTGCAGCACTGGGCACCTTGCAGAAAATTGTGCAGGACAGCAGCTACAACTCTGTCAGCGAAGCCAAAGAGGCCGCACATGCGCTGCTGGCGGGCGTGCAGGAAACCATCAGCGTGACATCGCTGGATATCAACACGATTCGCGCAGGCGATAAAGTCGATCTGGCTGGCAGCGGGATGGAGCTGATCGCGATGTCCGTCCGGCATGAGCTGGGCGACCCCGGCAAAATGGTGCTGGAACTGGGCAGCCCCGAACTGGTAAGAAGGAGGTATTACATGAATGAATCCGTATAA
- a CDS encoding LysM peptidoglycan-binding domain-containing protein yields the protein MDFTLEDPSGLKLHFPVNPSEVNFRRDKSFETITIIRGGELDVPQGVKVKEIAFSSFFPADYDASYCKYKPLPNPQTAMNQLNTWMESQEPLRLIITETDVNVLVMLSAHNSNFRGGEPGDVYFDVTFRTWNDYKVRTLDERLGSSGGEARSDIKPVPPTYKVKSGDSLWAIAKMNLGSGGRWREIYEANRAIIGDNPDLIQPDQELVIP from the coding sequence ATGGATTTTACGCTGGAAGATCCAAGCGGCTTGAAACTCCATTTCCCTGTCAATCCGTCTGAGGTGAACTTTCGCCGGGACAAGAGCTTTGAAACGATCACGATTATTCGTGGCGGTGAACTGGATGTGCCGCAGGGAGTGAAGGTGAAGGAAATTGCCTTCTCCTCTTTTTTTCCGGCGGATTATGATGCCAGCTACTGCAAGTATAAACCGCTGCCTAATCCACAAACGGCGATGAATCAGTTGAATACGTGGATGGAGAGCCAGGAACCGCTGCGGCTGATTATTACGGAAACCGATGTGAATGTGCTGGTCATGCTTTCGGCGCATAACAGCAATTTTAGGGGCGGCGAGCCCGGCGATGTGTATTTCGATGTGACGTTTCGTACATGGAATGACTATAAAGTAAGAACATTGGATGAGCGGTTGGGCAGCTCAGGCGGGGAGGCGCGTTCTGATATTAAACCGGTGCCTCCTACTTATAAGGTCAAGTCCGGCGATTCTCTATGGGCTATTGCCAAAATGAACCTAGGCTCCGGCGGCCGTTGGCGGGAGATTTATGAAGCTAATCGGGCCATTATCGGTGATAATCCCGATCTGATTCAGCCAGACCAAGAGTTGGTGATACCGTGA
- a CDS encoding glycine zipper domain-containing protein — MSETVLVGNMAKMMAAQDRLRSMVDRTGASTRRLEDMFGKAAEASARLSQITARPTIAIRDYFSFVIDRLLLQLADLRHTKVDLKLMLGEDILRNAKQLRDLLKGLGGSLSIDVEAKGAAQASASASASVTMLSVTTKPDTNPIDTWIDRILKIAEAIKALGEAFQAFGAGFKSFAQGIKILKELFTGKGKQPAGDKTKPKAGGKTDPCAKEKTKCKGGDKTKSKSGSKTKSKGGSKTKPKTSDAAPKSKPKGNKAEASAGERARGTPPPAPPASDVIPEGNPAAPKGGRLGKLFKKGSKLLKMGGKVLKPLGIGLSAVDILTSDNKAAAAIQAGSGAAGTALGAAIGSFILPGVGTAVGGIVGGWLGDKAGSYINDKLFGSKDASQDQESKTDLLPAGRESAAADPLQANTSGGNGGSQEAAPPNQYEITVDGITINFPKEEVNEEELALTIGHQIASQINAAIQNRVENGGGAYG, encoded by the coding sequence ATGAGTGAAACCGTATTAGTTGGCAATATGGCCAAAATGATGGCTGCGCAGGATCGATTGCGCAGTATGGTAGACCGGACGGGCGCATCAACGAGGCGTCTGGAAGATATGTTCGGCAAGGCTGCTGAGGCCAGCGCAAGATTAAGTCAGATTACCGCCAGACCGACGATTGCGATCAGGGATTACTTCTCCTTCGTGATTGACCGTCTGCTGCTGCAATTGGCGGATTTGCGCCACACGAAAGTGGATTTGAAGCTGATGCTGGGTGAGGACATCCTCAGGAACGCCAAGCAGCTTCGCGATTTGTTGAAGGGGCTCGGCGGCAGTCTATCCATTGACGTGGAGGCGAAGGGAGCGGCTCAAGCGTCGGCTTCCGCTTCGGCATCCGTGACGATGCTGAGCGTGACCACCAAACCGGATACGAACCCGATTGATACGTGGATTGATCGAATTCTGAAAATCGCCGAGGCGATTAAAGCTTTGGGGGAGGCCTTCCAAGCTTTTGGGGCAGGCTTTAAAAGTTTTGCCCAGGGGATCAAAATCCTCAAGGAGCTGTTTACGGGAAAAGGCAAGCAGCCTGCGGGAGATAAAACCAAGCCAAAGGCAGGCGGGAAGACCGATCCTTGCGCCAAGGAGAAGACGAAGTGCAAGGGCGGGGATAAGACCAAGTCCAAATCCGGTTCGAAAACGAAGAGCAAAGGCGGCAGCAAAACGAAACCGAAGACAAGCGATGCTGCACCCAAGAGCAAGCCGAAGGGCAATAAAGCGGAAGCTAGTGCAGGGGAAAGAGCACGTGGAACTCCTCCACCGGCGCCGCCCGCCTCAGATGTGATACCGGAAGGAAATCCGGCAGCTCCGAAAGGAGGGCGCTTGGGCAAGTTGTTCAAAAAAGGCTCCAAGCTGCTGAAGATGGGTGGAAAAGTGTTGAAGCCGCTCGGTATCGGACTATCTGCCGTAGATATTTTGACCTCCGATAATAAGGCGGCGGCAGCGATTCAAGCAGGTTCAGGCGCAGCAGGCACTGCATTGGGAGCTGCGATCGGGTCATTTATTTTACCAGGTGTAGGGACAGCTGTTGGCGGTATTGTGGGTGGTTGGCTTGGTGATAAAGCCGGTTCCTATATTAATGATAAATTATTTGGGAGTAAGGATGCCTCCCAGGATCAGGAATCCAAAACAGATCTGCTGCCTGCGGGTCGCGAGTCTGCGGCTGCTGATCCCTTGCAAGCGAATACCTCAGGAGGGAACGGGGGGAGTCAGGAGGCTGCACCGCCTAACCAATATGAGATTACGGTGGACGGGATCACGATTAATTTTCCCAAAGAAGAAGTGAATGAGGAAGAATTGGCCCTCACCATCGGGCATCAAATCGCCTCGCAAATCAATGCAGCCATTCAAAATCGCGTAGAGAACGGAGGGGGCGCTTATGGCTGA
- a CDS encoding phage tail assembly chaperone, protein MLTDEQILQKLLDADQLPEKTVTLSRVGVPIILRGLTGKQVFALRERCTERSDRRGVHTDRLDEEQFNVALIAAATVSPNWGDSRLLTKYQASSGEEVIKRILLAGELSALGDEVLDLSGFNTTLDEVKN, encoded by the coding sequence ATGTTAACGGATGAACAGATTCTGCAAAAGCTGCTCGACGCGGATCAATTGCCAGAAAAGACGGTGACCCTTTCGAGGGTCGGCGTCCCGATTATTCTGCGCGGATTAACCGGGAAGCAGGTGTTTGCGCTGCGAGAGCGCTGCACGGAACGTTCGGATCGCCGAGGCGTGCACACCGACCGCTTGGATGAAGAGCAGTTCAACGTCGCGTTGATAGCTGCTGCCACCGTGTCCCCCAATTGGGGGGACTCGAGGCTGCTGACGAAGTATCAAGCCAGCTCCGGCGAGGAAGTGATCAAGCGGATTTTGCTCGCAGGCGAGCTGTCTGCGCTTGGGGATGAAGTGCTGGATCTAAGCGGTTTCAACACGACGCTGGATGAAGTAAAAAACTAA
- a CDS encoding phage tail tube protein, with protein MSLDASRVILGTYGQVFIAGEWQSNFNHLEANVEIQKKELNLAGDPWVRHKKGAMKGTGTMSGFKVTSKMIARGFDKFSLVSKLSDPDSYGFERITLNNVMLDKLQLANWTAGEEVKEEVSFTFEGYTLNDPIRDI; from the coding sequence ATGAGTTTAGATGCGAGCAGAGTTATTTTAGGGACGTATGGCCAGGTCTTTATTGCAGGGGAATGGCAATCGAATTTTAACCATTTGGAAGCCAATGTGGAAATTCAGAAGAAAGAATTGAATCTTGCCGGCGACCCTTGGGTGCGTCACAAGAAAGGCGCTATGAAGGGAACGGGAACGATGAGCGGGTTCAAAGTGACCAGCAAGATGATTGCCCGTGGCTTCGATAAATTCAGTCTCGTTTCCAAATTAAGTGATCCCGATTCCTACGGTTTCGAGCGGATTACATTGAATAATGTGATGCTCGACAAGCTGCAGCTGGCGAATTGGACGGCAGGTGAGGAAGTGAAGGAAGAAGTTTCTTTCACGTTCGAGGGCTACACACTGAATGACCCGATCAGAGATATCTAA
- a CDS encoding phage tail sheath subtilisin-like domain-containing protein: MAGGTWSQTDRPVLPGFYMNFEAAALSAIEPGGQGVVAMPVKANWGAVRQFVEITSEQGIYDAYGVDQGDTATAPVVLKLALLGKPKKLLAYRIADAAAAKASVTLKDSAAANVLKLTAKYEGTRGNNFSVIVQTNAVDGTKKDLKLLEGTAILKVFTFSGSTIQAAADAMNQDAGNVWLTASVIAPGNGTLAPVAGSALTGGNSGISSIASTDYVNALSALETQQFHVLALDGLSDASIQASTVAWTTRLRSEGRGIVTVLGGSAADDIAADAVSRATARSATFNHEAIVNVGTGAVLAGTSYSSAYISAYVAGLIADQKLSESTTYAVAPFSDVTRRWTRSEQETAVKNGVFLLYHDGQKVKALRGMNALISLRQGQSAAWKKIRTIRVMDTINNDLLRTAEDSYIGKVNNTEEGRLALVEAAKQYMQTLAQAGVIEAADFDVYLNPAYYGQGSVLTPAADQVYIKWEAKLTDVMEQIFGTFIVN; the protein is encoded by the coding sequence ATGGCAGGTGGAACTTGGAGTCAAACGGATCGTCCGGTATTGCCGGGTTTTTATATGAATTTTGAGGCGGCGGCGTTAAGCGCCATTGAGCCTGGCGGGCAAGGCGTAGTAGCGATGCCTGTGAAAGCGAACTGGGGCGCGGTGCGGCAGTTTGTGGAAATTACAAGTGAGCAGGGCATCTATGATGCTTATGGGGTTGATCAAGGGGATACAGCTACGGCGCCGGTTGTGTTGAAGCTGGCTCTGCTTGGTAAGCCGAAGAAGCTGCTCGCTTACCGAATTGCCGATGCGGCAGCGGCCAAAGCGAGCGTGACCCTGAAGGACTCCGCAGCGGCCAATGTGCTAAAGCTTACCGCCAAATACGAGGGTACTCGGGGCAATAACTTCTCTGTCATCGTACAGACGAATGCCGTGGACGGGACCAAAAAAGACTTGAAGCTCCTTGAAGGAACCGCGATTCTCAAAGTGTTTACCTTCTCAGGCAGCACCATTCAAGCGGCAGCAGATGCGATGAATCAGGATGCCGGCAACGTATGGCTGACAGCATCGGTAATCGCTCCAGGCAATGGCACACTCGCGCCGGTCGCAGGCAGCGCATTAACAGGGGGCAACTCCGGTATCAGCAGCATCGCTTCCACAGATTATGTGAATGCGCTCAGCGCGCTTGAAACCCAGCAGTTCCATGTTCTAGCGCTGGATGGGTTATCGGATGCGAGCATTCAAGCTTCGACCGTTGCTTGGACGACGCGTTTGCGCAGCGAAGGCAGAGGCATTGTCACGGTGCTGGGCGGTTCAGCCGCCGACGATATTGCGGCCGATGCGGTCAGCCGAGCGACAGCGCGAAGCGCAACTTTCAATCACGAAGCCATCGTCAACGTGGGAACTGGGGCTGTATTGGCGGGGACAAGCTATAGTTCGGCGTATATCTCCGCCTATGTTGCTGGCCTCATCGCGGATCAGAAGTTAAGCGAATCGACCACCTACGCAGTCGCGCCATTCAGTGATGTGACACGCCGCTGGACGCGAAGCGAACAGGAAACGGCCGTGAAGAACGGGGTTTTCCTTTTGTACCATGACGGTCAGAAAGTAAAGGCGCTTCGCGGTATGAACGCTTTGATCAGCTTGCGTCAAGGACAGAGCGCGGCCTGGAAGAAAATCCGCACCATTCGTGTGATGGATACGATTAACAACGATCTGCTCCGCACAGCGGAAGACAGCTATATTGGCAAGGTGAATAACACCGAAGAAGGAAGATTGGCACTAGTGGAAGCAGCTAAGCAGTATATGCAGACATTGGCGCAAGCCGGTGTAATTGAAGCGGCAGACTTCGATGTGTATTTGAATCCGGCCTATTATGGTCAAGGCTCGGTGCTGACGCCGGCTGCCGACCAAGTGTATATCAAGTGGGAAGCGAAGCTGACGGACGTGATGGAACAAATTTTTGGCACGTTTATCGTAAATTAA
- a CDS encoding minor capsid protein → MINLANQLALYLQSEGEGTLGSNLFVDSVPASPDAAAWFSHVGGSAEFKLDAPQGWRKLSLSARHTTPQGSQDRIWSAIHKLLNPLAGVIEVDGQAYTVQVTSLPALQEKDASGRYIMKAVMILKQVAPVAEPWLEAISLFTETALGSPWRVYRGFNGTCRPSVSWQCMNEQSAAASRGANQLTKQFVGQLAARSAGEYQLAAQALLLGLSEQAKLPMAGVGGRWLTVLNAGVSIRAGDLSTGTVSVTLSGTAAVPQGTFPLIAGLHTATQIDN, encoded by the coding sequence ATGATTAATCTAGCTAATCAATTAGCGCTCTATCTTCAATCGGAGGGTGAAGGAACGCTGGGAAGCAATCTGTTCGTGGACAGCGTGCCGGCATCTCCGGATGCAGCCGCATGGTTCAGTCATGTTGGCGGCAGCGCTGAATTCAAGCTTGATGCGCCGCAAGGCTGGCGCAAGCTAAGCCTTAGTGCGAGGCACACAACGCCACAGGGCTCGCAGGATCGAATATGGAGCGCCATTCATAAGCTGCTTAATCCGCTAGCAGGCGTCATTGAGGTGGACGGACAGGCTTATACGGTACAAGTGACTTCGCTGCCTGCTCTGCAGGAGAAGGATGCGTCGGGCCGCTATATCATGAAGGCGGTTATGATTCTGAAACAGGTTGCACCTGTCGCAGAACCGTGGCTGGAAGCGATATCGCTGTTCACGGAAACAGCATTAGGGTCGCCATGGCGTGTCTATCGCGGGTTCAATGGGACATGCCGTCCCAGCGTCTCCTGGCAATGCATGAACGAGCAAAGCGCCGCAGCATCAAGAGGAGCCAACCAACTGACCAAACAGTTCGTTGGACAGCTTGCGGCAAGATCGGCAGGCGAGTACCAATTAGCTGCCCAGGCTTTGCTGTTGGGGCTTTCTGAACAAGCCAAGCTCCCTATGGCCGGTGTCGGCGGCAGGTGGCTAACCGTGTTGAATGCCGGCGTCAGCATTCGCGCTGGCGATTTGTCCACGGGGACGGTTAGCGTGACGTTAAGTGGTACTGCTGCAGTGCCGCAAGGGACATTCCCGCTCATTGCCGGCCTGCATACCGCAACACAAATCGATAATTGA
- a CDS encoding ArpU family phage packaging/lysis transcriptional regulator, whose product MMDRIIDIEQADIDQKATRKRVERVLEMVRMYQSIGSMRKDRGVFAGSKPAPRAADLRSLNEVDTAVDLRSLNGVDTAADLRSLNEVDTAADLRSLNGVDTAADLRSLNGVDTAAALPSLNELDTAAFLANLCVEVEEVVSRLDEQEQQMIRRRYLQKEKVFDFLLFHELNLSERTYRRVKAKAMSKLAYMMRLEVTSRKKTLEGPQQVGR is encoded by the coding sequence ATGATGGATCGCATTATAGATATAGAGCAAGCTGACATCGATCAGAAAGCAACGCGCAAACGTGTGGAAAGAGTGCTTGAAATGGTGCGGATGTACCAGTCTATTGGCAGCATGCGCAAGGATCGGGGAGTTTTTGCTGGTTCCAAACCAGCGCCGAGGGCAGCAGATTTGAGAAGTTTGAATGAGGTCGATACCGCGGTAGATTTGAGAAGTTTGAATGGGGTCGATACCGCTGCTGATTTGCGAAGTTTGAATGAGGTCGATACCGCTGCTGATTTGCGAAGCTTGAATGGGGTCGATACCGCAGCAGATTTGCGAAGTTTGAATGGGGTCGATACCGCGGCAGCTTTGCCAAGTTTGAACGAACTTGATACTGCGGCTTTTTTGGCAAATTTGTGTGTGGAGGTTGAAGAGGTTGTCTCAAGGCTCGATGAGCAGGAACAGCAAATGATTCGCAGGCGATATTTGCAAAAGGAAAAGGTGTTTGATTTCTTGCTCTTCCATGAACTGAATTTGAGCGAACGCACGTATCGCCGGGTGAAGGCTAAAGCGATGAGCAAGCTAGCCTACATGATGCGATTGGAAGTAACCAGCAGGAAGAAGACGCTGGAAGGTCCCCAGCAAGTTGGCCGCTAG
- a CDS encoding helix-turn-helix domain-containing protein translates to MKDMVQFGIRIRHLRKMNQFSLRELGERSGVSYSFINSIENNRFSPSRETVIALADALNSAEKDELLLLAGFAPTEEEALEGPHSGGNFVDVDDPEVSLFFKDFKNAPKERRDEMLRFWHFIQEQQQSRKPDSEQ, encoded by the coding sequence ATGAAAGATATGGTGCAATTCGGCATACGAATCCGGCATCTGCGAAAGATGAACCAATTCTCTCTCAGAGAACTTGGCGAACGATCCGGTGTCAGTTATTCATTTATTAACTCCATAGAAAATAACCGCTTCAGCCCATCCAGAGAAACGGTTATCGCCTTAGCCGATGCGCTTAACAGCGCAGAAAAGGACGAGCTTCTGCTGCTTGCCGGATTTGCTCCGACAGAAGAAGAAGCACTTGAAGGACCCCATTCAGGCGGTAATTTTGTTGATGTCGATGACCCTGAGGTCAGTTTATTTTTCAAAGATTTTAAGAATGCGCCCAAAGAACGCCGCGATGAAATGCTCCGTTTCTGGCATTTTATTCAGGAGCAGCAGCAGTCCCGTAAACCGGACAGCGAGCAATAG
- a CDS encoding ImmA/IrrE family metallo-endopeptidase, producing MTHLAAKLNIWVYTMDMSSMAVEKNGLFSINVDRRLSAKEQWEDFLHELCHVLRHSGNQMVMPDRYVDWQEQDATNFQLYAAMPLAMLKKLALPEQKNEMIALLSEEFQVTYRLAEARIVQIQRRVLQGIMDQEYQRLTESQFTRYSPANWSDSTRAIMNKLEQLKQKGASIDG from the coding sequence ATGACTCATTTGGCAGCAAAGCTTAACATCTGGGTATATACGATGGATATGAGCAGTATGGCTGTCGAGAAGAACGGGCTATTCAGCATCAATGTCGATCGCAGACTATCGGCCAAAGAGCAGTGGGAAGACTTCCTGCACGAGCTCTGCCATGTGCTGCGTCATTCCGGCAACCAAATGGTCATGCCTGATCGCTACGTCGATTGGCAGGAGCAGGATGCCACGAACTTCCAGCTCTACGCGGCGATGCCGCTAGCGATGCTGAAGAAGCTTGCGCTGCCAGAGCAGAAGAACGAAATGATTGCCCTATTATCCGAGGAATTCCAAGTCACGTATCGGCTTGCGGAAGCACGCATTGTCCAAATTCAGCGCCGCGTCCTCCAAGGGATTATGGACCAAGAATATCAGCGGCTGACGGAAAGCCAATTCACGAGATACAGCCCCGCCAACTGGTCCGATTCCACCCGTGCCATTATGAACAAGCTGGAGCAATTGAAACAGAAAGGAGCATCCATCGATGGCTAA
- the ppnP gene encoding pyrimidine/purine nucleoside phosphorylase has product MSSFENVTVLTKANVYFDGKVTSRTVVFADGTKKTLGILLPGAYEFGTDTKEIMEIQAGELNVLLPGSSEWITISGQGEFTVPANAKFKLEVKTVSDYICSYIAE; this is encoded by the coding sequence ATGTCCAGCTTTGAAAATGTAACCGTGTTAACGAAAGCCAACGTCTATTTCGACGGTAAAGTAACCAGCCGTACGGTGGTATTCGCAGATGGCACCAAGAAAACACTAGGTATCCTGCTTCCAGGTGCATATGAATTCGGAACAGACACCAAAGAAATCATGGAAATTCAAGCTGGTGAGCTAAACGTATTGCTTCCAGGCAGCAGCGAATGGATCACGATTAGCGGTCAAGGCGAATTCACTGTGCCGGCTAACGCGAAATTCAAGCTTGAAGTGAAAACCGTAAGCGACTATATTTGTTCCTATATTGCTGAATAA